One Acidobacteriota bacterium genomic window carries:
- the truB gene encoding tRNA pseudouridine(55) synthase TruB: MDGVLVIDKPAGPTSHDVVAAIRPFVHPARVGHTGTLDPAATGALALCLGAATRLARFLAGAVKCYSGEIALGETTDTYDGAGRVLDRVSIDGITLEMVAAAAASFVGSFKQAPPPWSAKKVAGKRAYHLARLGEPAALAPCDVRIDRFDILGLHGGRASFAVVCSGGTYVRSLAHDVGGRLGCGAHLAALRRSATGAFDVGNALSLEAAVQAGIAGRLLEHVLPLDSLDLGIETARLTERGAHLASAGRLVEASDLAGAPDLVPGRFLRLLAADGSLLGVAEVPGVGRPALQPRIILVRDAI; this comes from the coding sequence ATGGACGGCGTCCTCGTCATCGACAAGCCGGCCGGGCCCACGTCCCACGACGTCGTCGCGGCGATCCGACCTTTCGTGCATCCGGCGCGCGTCGGACACACCGGGACGCTCGACCCCGCGGCCACCGGGGCGCTGGCGCTGTGCCTCGGCGCGGCGACGCGGCTCGCCCGGTTCCTCGCCGGTGCGGTGAAGTGCTATTCGGGCGAGATCGCCCTCGGAGAGACGACCGACACGTACGATGGCGCGGGGCGCGTCCTGGATCGCGTTTCCATCGACGGAATCACGTTGGAGATGGTCGCGGCGGCCGCGGCGTCGTTCGTGGGCTCGTTCAAGCAGGCGCCGCCGCCGTGGAGCGCGAAGAAAGTGGCCGGGAAGCGCGCCTACCACCTCGCGCGCCTGGGAGAGCCCGCCGCGCTGGCTCCGTGCGACGTGCGCATCGATCGCTTCGACATCCTGGGGCTGCACGGGGGGCGCGCATCCTTCGCCGTCGTCTGCTCGGGCGGAACGTACGTCCGGTCCCTCGCTCACGACGTCGGCGGGCGGCTCGGCTGCGGCGCGCACCTGGCGGCGCTGCGCCGCTCCGCGACCGGCGCGTTCGACGTCGGCAACGCCCTCAGCCTCGAGGCCGCGGTGCAGGCCGGAATCGCCGGTCGTCTCCTGGAGCACGTCCTCCCGCTCGACTCGCTGGATCTCGGCATCGAAACGGCCCGGCTCACCGAGCGAGGCGCGCACCTCGCGTCGGCAGGGCGCCTCGTCGAGGCCTCGGACCTGGCGGGAGCGCCCGACCTCGTCCCCGGGAGATTCCTGCGTCTCCTCGCGGCCGATGGATCCCTTCTGGGGGTCGCCGAGGTGCCCGGGGTCGGGCGCCCCGCCCTCCAGCCGCGGATCATCCTCGTGCGGGACGCGATCTGA